The following DNA comes from Gemmatimonadaceae bacterium.
CCGATGCTAAGCGCGGCGCTCATTTCACAAAACTGATCCGCGAAATCACGATGGCGGCGAAGCTGGGTGGGGGCGATCCAGCGGGCAATCCGCGCCTCCGGACTGCCATCGATATCGCGAAAGCCGCGTCGATGCCCAAGGAAAACATCGAGCGGGCGGTCAAGAAGGGGACGGGCGATCTCGAGGGCGTGGAATACAGCGAAATCACCTACGAAGGCTACGGCCCCGGCGGCGTGGCGATCCTCATTTTTTCACTTACCGATAATCCCAACCGTACTGTTGCGGAAGTGCGACACAAGCTGTCGCGAGCCGGCGGTAACCTCGGCGCAGCGAATTCGGTTTCGTGGATGTTCGAACGGAAGGGTTTGTTGTACATCGATGCCGCGAAGCACGGCGAGGATGCCGCGCTCGAGGCAGCACTCGACTGCGGTGCCGAAGACTTCAGGGCTGAGGGCGACCAGTTCGAGGTAACGACTGACCCCAACAATCTTCACTCGGTGAAGAGCGCGCTCGCACAGCGGGGTTACGAGGTCACGGATGCAGAGGTTGCATCGGTGCCGAAGAATCTCGTGAAGGTGGAGGGAAAGGCCGCAGAGTCCCTCGTAAAGCTGCTTGAAGAGCTCGAAGATCTGGACGACGTGCAGAAAGTGGCCGCCAACTGCGACGTGGAGATGGAAGAGCCGCAGTGAGCATGCAGGCCCCCGGGGTCACGGCATGATCGTAATCGGCGTCGACCCGGGTACCGCGATCACCGGCTACGGAGTGGTCAGCGGGGAGCGCATGTCTCCTCCGCGACTGATCGAGTGTGGAGTCATCCGCACTCGCTCGAGGGACCCTCTTCCGCAGCGCCTGGAGGAGATCTATTCCGGCATCGTGGAGCTGATAAGTCGCCACCGCCCCGAGGCACTGGCAATCGAGGACGTCTTCTACGCCCGGAACGTTCGGACGACCATCGTGCTGGGACACGCACGCGGCGTCATCCTGCTCGCCGCATCCCAGTCACGGCTGGATATCGCGGAGTATCCTCCGGCTGCAATCAAGAAGGC
Coding sequences within:
- a CDS encoding YebC/PmpR family DNA-binding transcriptional regulator; translated protein: MAGHSKWKQIKHYKAATDAKRGAHFTKLIREITMAAKLGGGDPAGNPRLRTAIDIAKAASMPKENIERAVKKGTGDLEGVEYSEITYEGYGPGGVAILIFSLTDNPNRTVAEVRHKLSRAGGNLGAANSVSWMFERKGLLYIDAAKHGEDAALEAALDCGAEDFRAEGDQFEVTTDPNNLHSVKSALAQRGYEVTDAEVASVPKNLVKVEGKAAESLVKLLEELEDLDDVQKVAANCDVEMEEPQ
- the ruvC gene encoding crossover junction endodeoxyribonuclease RuvC, with amino-acid sequence MIVIGVDPGTAITGYGVVSGERMSPPRLIECGVIRTRSRDPLPQRLEEIYSGIVELISRHRPEALAIEDVFYARNVRTTIVLGHARGVILLAASQSRLDIAEYPPAAIKKAVVGTGAASKEQVQFMVARLLRLKTAPQPADAADGVAAALTYVMTASVPAIRREAEAMALRQ